Sequence from the Pseudomonas frederiksbergensis genome:
AGCGCTGGCAACGCAGCACTGCCTATCGTGGAGCTCAACGGTTGGAAGCTCGGTTTCCTGATCTGCTATGACTTGGAATTTCCCGAGAATGCCCGACGCCTGGCGCTGGCCGGCGCCGAGCTGATCCTGGTGCCGACCGCCAATATGCAGCCCTATGAGTTCATTGCCGATGTCACCGTGCGCGCTCGGGCCATCGAAAATCAATGTTTCGTGGCCTACGCCAACTACTGCGGCCACGAAGGTGAACTGCAGTATTGCGGGCAAAGCAGCATCGCCGCCCCGGACGGCAGCCGTCCGGCACTGGCTGGGCTGGATGAGGCGTTGATCGTGGGTGAATTGGACCGGCAACTGATCGAGCAGTCGCGGGCGGCCTACAACTACCTGCACGACCGACGTCCTGCGCTCTACGGCGACTTGCATAAACACTGATCCGGACTAATCCGCTAGCATGAGCACATCCCAGTCCTGGAAGCGCTCATGCCGGCCCCCGATTCCCTCCGCCCCCCCACCGAAACCCTGGCCAACGGCCTGCAAGTGACGTTGCGTCATGCTCCCGGCCTCAAGCGTAGCGCTGCGGTGTTGCGCGTGGAGGCCGGCAGCCACGATGCACCTGAGGCGTGGCCGGGGCTGGCGCACTTTCTCGAACACCTTTTCTTCCTGGGGACGGCACGTTTTCCCGCTGGGCAGGACCTGATGGCCTACGTGCGAGACCACGGTGGACAAGTCAATGCGCGCACCAGTGAACGCATCACTGAGTTTTTCCTGGAGCTGCCCCCATCCGCCCTGCCCGGTGGGCTTGAACGGTTGGCAGACATGCTCGCCCACCCGCGCCTGGATGAAGCCGATCAGATGCGCGAACGGGAAGTGCTGCACGCGGAGTTCATCGCCTGGTCCCAGGACGCGACGGCCCAGCGGCAGGTGGCCTTGTACGAAGGATTGTCGGAGGAACACCCGCTGCGTGGCTTCCACGCGGGCAATCGCGACAGCCTCGCCGTACCTGAGCCTGGATTCCAACTGGCGCTGCACGATTTCTTTCAGCGGTTCTATCACAGCGGCCAGATGAGCTTGAGCCTGGCCGGCCCGCAAGGAACTGATGCCCTGGCGGCGCTGGCCGTCCAGTTCGGCAACAGCATACCCAGCAGCGAAACGCAGGTCAGGCAGGCGCCGCCGAAGCTCATGACATCGACCGAGACCGGTTATCAGTTGGCCCGACAAGGCTCGCTCGATGCGTTGTTCGCTTTTGAAAACTTGCCCGCAGCCTCGCCCCAAACCTTTGATTTCCTCTGCCACTGGCTGAACACCCATAAACCGGGAGGGCTGCTCGCAACGTTGCGCCAGCGTGGCCTGGCTGACAGCCTCAAAGCCATGTCGCTGTACGAATTTTCCGGCCAGGCACTGCTTCACATTGAGTTAAAGCTCGACAGCGACCGAGCGCCAACGGACAGCCAACCCCTGCTACGCGACTGGCTGGGGTTCTTTGCCGCACAGGATGACTGGGCATCGATGCGCCAGGAGTTCGCTGCCTTTCGCCAGCGTCAGCAAGAGACCGCAACAGCCCTGCAATTGGCTCGCTGGGACAGC
This genomic interval carries:
- a CDS encoding carbon-nitrogen hydrolase family protein, with the translated sequence MRVALYQCPPLPMDPAGNLQRLHQVALEARGADVLVVPEMFLTGYNIGVDAVNVLAEVYNGEWAQQIGRIAKAAGLAILYGYPERSEDGQIYNAVQLIDAHGERLANYRKSHLFGDLDHTMFSAGNAALPIVELNGWKLGFLICYDLEFPENARRLALAGAELILVPTANMQPYEFIADVTVRARAIENQCFVAYANYCGHEGELQYCGQSSIAAPDGSRPALAGLDEALIVGELDRQLIEQSRAAYNYLHDRRPALYGDLHKH